Proteins co-encoded in one Nicotiana sylvestris chromosome 7, ASM39365v2, whole genome shotgun sequence genomic window:
- the LOC104215845 gene encoding uncharacterized protein, which produces MDDQGAGNKVTGIRQIVRLKELLHKWQNVTLSPKANNNQNHCTHGHFQSSNNSNGNIYGGISPAIMKRLKSSNVCCDSDDESCQSPEPPHGVPKGYLAVYVGPELRRFIIPTSYLSDPLFKVLLEKVEEEFGFDHTGGLTIPCEIETFKYLLQCMENHQRDHGSDHQHDSAGSSLQIEG; this is translated from the exons ATGGATGATCAGGGAGCTGGAAACAAAGTGACAGGTATTAGACAGATTGTGAGACTCAAAGAGTTATTGCATAAATGGCAAAATGTGACACTTAGTCCCAAAGCAAACAACAACCAAAACCATTGCACTCATGGCCATTTTCAATCATCTAACAATAGTAATGGAAATATTTATGGAGGCATATCACCAGCTATAATGAAGAGGTTAAAGAGTTCAAATGTATGCTGCGATTCAGACGACGAGAGTTGCCAGAGTCCAGAGCCACCACATGGTGTTCCTAAAGGTTATTTAGCTGTTTATGTTGGGCCTGAACTTAGAAGATTTATAATTCCTACAAGTTATCTTAGTGATCCTTTGTTCAAAGTGTTGTTGGAAAAAGTTGAAGAAGAGTTTGGATTTGATCATACTGGTGGACTTACTATTCCTTGTGAGATTGAGACTTTTAAGTACTTACTTCAGTGTATGGAAAATCATCAAAGAGATCATGGTTCTGATCATCAACATGATTCTG CTGGCTCTTCATTGCAAATTGAGGGGTGA